One segment of Solanum stenotomum isolate F172 chromosome 1, ASM1918654v1, whole genome shotgun sequence DNA contains the following:
- the LOC125861456 gene encoding glutamyl-tRNA reductase 2-like: protein MASSFATSFAVAESGRCCFNCDYSSSVHCFRDQVRFFGKSCRRIKPLVYSYSSSPRCEISVVEKESNVSGLEVLKTSDRYTNMSSNIMVIGLNIHTAPVELREKVSIPESEWPQAIRELCSLNHIEEAAVLSTCNRIEIYVVALSKNSGIKEVTEWMCKYSGVSVTELREHRFLLYNKDATQHLFEVAAGLDSLVLGEGQILAQVKQVVKNGQGERVPGFGRKISELFKHSITAGKRVRTDTNISSGSVSVSSAAVELALLKHIPDSSSTSPRVLIVGAGKMGKLVIKHLIAKGCKEMVVVNRTEDRVAAIREELNTDNAGVIIEYKPFSEMLSCAAQADVIFTCTSSKDPLFVKESVQAALRCVNSSRSRLFIDISVPRNVESSVSELEGACVYNVDNLNEVVEANKEDRLRKKKEAEVIIAEEVKKFEALKDSLETVPTIKKLRACAERIRAAEVEKCLSKIGDDDLSENNKNAIYDLSLAIINKMLHGPMQHLKCDGTQNRNLSDILENMHALNRIFDLDTEMDDKLQAKIQENQKQSS from the coding sequence ATGGCGAGTAGTTTTGCTACTTCTTTTGCAGTTGCAGAGTCAGGTCGTTGCTGTTTCAATTGTGATTATTCGTCTTCTGTGCATTGTTTTCGTGATCAAGTTAGATTTTTCGGGAAGAGTTGTCGTAGAATTAAGCCATTGGTATATTCGTATTCATCAAGCCCTAGATGTGAGATATCGGTGGTAGAAAAGGAATCGAATGTTTCAGGTTTGGAGGTTCTGAAAACATCTGATCGATATACAAATATGAGTAGCAACATTATGGTTATTGGACTTAACATTCATACCGCACCAGTTGAATTGCGGGAGAAAGTATCTATCCCTGAATCAGAATGGCCTCAAGCAATTCGCGAATTATGTTCCTTGAATCACATCGAAGAAGCTGCTGTATTGAGTACTTGTAATAGAATTGAGATATATGTTGTCGCGCTTTCAAAAAATAGTGGGATTAAAGAAGTGACTGAATGGATGTGTAAGTATAGTGGAGTTTCTGTTACAGAGCTACGTGAACACCGGTTTTTGCTGTATAATAAAGATGCTACACAACACCTGTTTGAGGTAGCTGCTGGATTGGATTCACTAGTATTGGGAGAAGGTCAAATTCTTGCGCAGGTTAAGCAGGTTGTTAAGAATGGACAGGGGGAAAGGGTGCCTGGATTTGGTAGAAAAATAAGTGAGTTGTTCAAGCACTCAATCACAGCGGGTAAGAGGGTAAGAACTGATACAAATATCTCAAGTGGATCAGTATCAGTTAGTTCAGCGGCGGTGGAGCTTGCTCTGCTGAAACACATTCCAGATTCTTCTTCTACATCTCCCCGTGTGCTGATTGTTGGAGCTGGAAAGATGGGAAAACTTGTGATCAAACATTTGATTGCTAAAGGGTGTAAAGAGATGGTTGTCGTAAACAGGACAGAAGACAGAGTTGCTGCTATCCGTGAGGAATTGAATACGGATAATGCTGGTGTTATAATAGAGTACAAACCATTCTCGGAAATGCTATCATGTGCTGCACAGGCTGATGTGATATTCACCTGCACTTCTTCAAAAGATCCTTTATTCGTAAAGGAGAGTGTTCAAGCTGCTCTCCGTTGTGTGAACTCCTCCCGGAGTAGGCTATTTATCGATATTTCTGTTCCTCGGAATGTGGAGTCTAGTGTATCAGAACTTGAAGGTGCATGTGTTTACAATGTGGACAATCTTAATGAGGTTGTGGAAGCTAATAAGGAGGATCGGTTACGGAAGAAAAAGGAAGCTGAGGTCATCATTGCtgaggaagtgaaaaaatttgAAGCACTTAAAGACTCTCTTGAGACTGTTCCAACTATCAAAAAGCTGAGGGCGTGTGCTGAAAGAATTAGGGCTGCTGAGGTTGAAAAGTGTTTGTCTAAGATAGGTGATGATGATCTCTCCGAAAACAACAAGAATGCGATCTATGATCTCAGTCTAGCGATAATAAACAAGATGCTACATGGACCAATGCAGCATTTGAAATGTGATGGAACTCAAAACCGGAATTTGAGTGACATACTTGAAAATATGCATGCCCTTAACAGAATATTTGATCTTGATACAGAGATGGATGACAAGTTACAAGCCAAGATACAAGAAAATCAAAAGCAATCTTCTTGA